One Streptomyces sp. 840.1 genomic window, GGTTCTCCTCTCGGTGCCGCGCCGTCTCCTCGACGGTCAGCGGGGTCAGTTCGTCGGGTGCGAAGTAGAAGTAGCGGCCGTACCAGTCGTGCAGGTCCGACGCCGGGTCGTCGACGAGGACCAGGGCGACGTGCGTGCCGCCGTCCACGTCCGAGAGCACCGCGGTCACCCGGGCCACCTGGCCGGCGAAGAACAGGTCCTGCGCGTCGGCGCGCCGGGACGGATGTACGCGCACCAGGCTGTCCTTGGCCACCCGGACCCCGTCGATCACCACCGCGTCGCTGTCCGGCCGCACCGAGGCATCGGCCGCCGGGTCCCACCACGGGGCGCCCGCGGTGTCGAAGGCGGCGGACCCCACGTCGTCCGGGGGGCGCACCTCGGCTTCGGGACGCGGCAGGTGCGGGTCGCGCAGCAGCCCGTGCAGCTCCTGGAGCGCGGAGGGCGACATGCCGTCGCACCGGTCGATGATCTCCCGGGCGCGCGGGTCGGTGGCCCGCGCCTCCGCCTTCTCCGCCTCCGTCATGGTCATCACCCGGAGGGTCAGGATCTCGTCGATCTCGGTCGAGTCGAACAGGGCGCCGGGGCTCTGCTCGGCGACCTCCGGGTAGTCGTACAGGATGATCGGCGCCCCGAGCAGGACGTCCGTCGTCCCCTTCGGGCCGGCGAGCACCGGCCAGCACCTGTTCTGCCGGCAGCGCCCCGCGGCGGCCGCCGCCCCGGCGGGCGGTTCGAGCAGCGAGACGAACTCCGCGTCGTGCGCCCGCAGCAGCAGATGCGCGCCGATCAGCGAGGACCGGATCGCGGCGTCCTTGGTGTCCACCGGCTCCTGGTGCTCGTTGCTCACCGCCACCGTGAGTCGCGTGCAGCCGTCGTCCACGACGGCCTCCGTACGGATGCGGACCGCCAGCGGCAGCCGCCGCCGCACGATCCGGCCCACCACCGCGCCATGCGCGTCGGTGAGCGGCTCGCTGTCCTCCCCGCCGGAGACCTCGTGGACGGTGTCCACCGCCTCACCCAACGGCAGCGCGGCCAGCACGATCTCCCGCTCGACCGCCTCGTCCCACGACATCACTTCGGCCCCGTCCACGGTCAGCCGCTCGACCGGCTCCTCCACCCCGTCCGCGTCCCGGCTCCGCACTTCGCGGACCTGGAGCTGGAGGAAGCGCAGATGCACGGTGACGGCGGCGGGTCCCTCGTGCGGTGCCAGCAGGACCTGGGTCTCCATCCCCGGCCGCTCACCGAAGCTCGCCGCCGAGGCGTTCGGCGGGCCGAGCACCCCGAACTGCCAGCGCGAGCGGTTCTTGTGCGAGCTCGCGCGGTACGGGTAGAGCAGATAGCCCTCGTACAGGACGGCGTCCGCGATCGAACGCACCTGGTCAAGGCTCACAGGACCACCTCTTCCGAACCCGCCCGGTCAGGGCTCATCGTGGGACCGCCTCGTCCGGGAGCGCCGGTCCGACGCCCACCGGACCCATCTCGTCGTGTCCGGCCAGGAGTGCCTGGACCGTCTCGTCCCAGCTGATCAGCCCGCGCCGGGCCCGGAAGTCCGCGAAGCGCGCCAGCACCTCGTGGTCCAGCCTGATCCACCCGGTGTTCGGGAAGTGCGCGGCCACCATTTGCCGCCACACCTCGACCGGCATGGCGTAGCGGGCCTCGCAGTCCCACGGCACCTGCTCGACCCCGAAGCCCTTGCTGCCGCGGGTGAAGACCGTGCCGGAGAACATCAGGGCGAGCGGCACCGAACCCTCGCCCAGGGCGTGCAGATAGCGGGAGCCGATCACATCGAAGTCGTAGGTGCAGGGCAGCGCGAGATCGACCTCAGCCGACCCGCTGAACCCCTGCACCGTGGTGTCGCAGCTCATCCACTGGAACGGTTTCAGGGTGTCCGTCCAGCGCTCCCGGCCGCCGAACAGGGCGTGCAGACCGCTCTGTTCGGCATCGTCGTAGTGGCGCCGCTGCGGCTCGATGCGGACCTGGCAGTGCAGCGCGACGGCGTGGATGCGCCGGCCCGTCCGCTCCTCGATCCGCAGCCTCGCCGTCAGCTGCGGCGATGCCGCGTACGGCTCGGCGAACATGTCGAGCACGGAGAACGCGAAGTCGTTCACGGCGCCCCGATCCCCTCGGCCGGCCGGCTGCGGTCCGCCACCCGGGCGAAGAAGGCGTCCATCGCGGTGCGTGCCTCGGAGCCGCCGTCGAAGCCGCGCCACAGCGTGCGCAGCTGCCCCACCAGCTCGTAACAGGCGTCGATCGGCACCAGGTGGCACGAGCCGCCGCCCCCGGCCGTGCGCCGGATCAGCAGCGCCTCGACATCGGGGCGCAGGCCGGCCAGCTCCGGGCTCGCCTCGACGACGGCCTCCCAGGCGTCCAGCGGCAGTTCCGACTCGGTGGCCCCGGCCGGACCCGGGTAGAACGCGACCATCCGGTCCTGCACGGAGTTGCGGAAGAGGAAGGCGAGCCCGACCGGGATCTGCAGCTCGTCCCAGGCCCGCCCGTCGACCGTCAGACCGGCGAAGTGCAGATAGCGCTCGGGCACCGCCCGGTAGCGCAGCTGCGCCCCCTCGTCGGTGAACAGCAGGTAGCAGGCCCGGCAGCCGCACATCAGGGCGCGGCTGTCGAGGTTCACCACATGCGAGTGCTCCTGGCCGATCGGCTCGGCGCACATCTCGCAGCGCTCCCCGGCGGCCGGCTGCGGCCGGTTCCGGCTGAGCCGCAGCAGCGTCGACGCCGGGGACGCGGAACGCCCTGCCGCGATCACGGCGCCACCGTCACGGGCACCGAAACGGAGACCTCGCCGCCCTCCGACAGCAGCGGCAGCGGGGCCAGGTGGGCGCCGTCCTCGTCGAGGCAGACACCCGCCCGCCGCACGTCGTAGTGCGCCCGGCAGCCGGCGCAGCGCAGGATCGCGTCGCCCGAGCCACCGCCCAGCCGCCGCGCCAGCGCCGCACCCTCGAACGGCCGCTCGCAGCGCGCGCACCGGTCCTCGAAGGCGAAGAGATCCCTGCCCACCCGGCAGGCCACCACCGGCATCCGGCCGACCTCGACCCGGGCCACGGTGCCGGACTCAAGACCCGACAGCTCCGGGACGACCTCCCAGGACGCGCCGTCCCCGGGGGCCGCCCCGGCGTCGGTGTGCAGCCGCGCGAACAGCGAGTCCACCGGCACCAGCGGCTCCGCCGCCCCGGACTCCTCGGCGGCGGTCTCGACCTCGATCGAGGTGATCTCCGGAGCCGCCGCCTCCACCGCGCCCTGCACGGCCAGCTTCAGCGTGACCGAGGACGACGGGCAGCCGTCGCAACTGCCCAGCAGCCGCAGCCGGACGGTGCCCTCGTCGGTGACGGCGAGCAGCTCGACGTCACCGCCGTGCGAGCCCAGATAGGGCCGCACGCTCTCCAGCGCCTGCTCGACCCTGGTCTCCACGCCGTACGGGTGCAGCCCGTGCACCAGCAGGACACTGGCCACCAGATCGTCACCGGCCAGCGCGGCCAGCACGCCGTCGTCCAGCCGCCCCTGCTCGTGCACGAGGTCGAGCAGCCGCTCGAGGCCCGCGCCGTAGAAGTCGACGACCAGCCGCACCAGTTCCTCGCTGCGCTCGCGGGCGACCGCGCCCCCCGAGCCGCTGGCGGCGATCAGGGTGTCGATACGGTCACCGGTGGCCCGCCAGTCGGGCGCCGGCGGGGCGTCCTGCCGCGCCATCACTCGCTGCCCGCGGACTGGGTGGGGGAGTGCAGGAGTTCCAGCTTCTTGCCCTCGCCGAGATACATGTGCACGCCGCACGGCAGACAGGGGTCGAAACTGCGCACCGTGCGCATGATGTCGATGCCCTTGAAGTTCTCCCGGTCGTTCTCCTCGAAGATCGGCTGGCCCTGCACGGCGTCCTCGTACGGGCCGGGAGTGCCGTAGGTGTCGCGGGGACTCGCGTTCCACGGGGTCGGCGGGTACGGGTGGTAGTTGGCGATCTTGCCGTCCCGGATCACCATGTGGTGCGAGAGCACTCCGCGCACCGCCTCGGTGAACCCGCAGCCCACGCCCTCCTCGGGCACCTCGAACTTCTCCCAGGTCTTGGTGTTGCCGGACCTGATCTCGGCGAGCGCCTTCTCCGCGAAGTGCAGCGCGCAGGCGGCGGCGTACGCCTGGAAGTAGCTGCGCGCCCGGTTGCGCTCGATGGTGTTGCTCCACTTCGGGACGTGCCACTCCAGCTCGACCGGGCCCTTGAGCGCGGTCTTGGGGAGGTTGATCTTGACGCTGTGGCCGGTGGCCTGGATGTAGCCGATGTCGACCAGGCCGGCCAGCGCGGTGGCCCACAGCCGGGCGAGCGGCCCGCCGCCCGTGTCGAGCGCCAGGTAGTCCTTGCCGTCGAACCACCGCGGCGACATGACCCAGCTGTACTTGTCGTCCAGGTCCCGCTTCTGGGGCTGCGGGTTGGTGTGCTGGTTCCACGGGTGGCGCCGGTCGACCGGGTTGCCGAGCGGGTCGTGGGACACGAACGTCTCCTGCTCGTCCCAGTCGTTGTAGTACGACGAGCCGAGCAGGATCCGGATGCCGAGGTTGATCTCCACCAGGTCGGTGGTGACCAGCTTCCCGTCGACGACGATACCGGGGGTGACGTACATCTTCCGGCCCCAGTCGGTCATGTCCTTGTACTCGAAGTTGCAGTGGTCCGGGTCCTGGAAGGAGCCCCAGCAGCCCAGCAGGATGCGCCGGTTGCCGACCTGCTCGTACCCGGGCAGGGCCTCGTAGAAGAAGTCGAAGAGGTCGTCGTGCATCGGCACGACCTTCTTCATGAACTCGACGTACCGCTGGAGCCGGGTGATGTAGTCCGTCATCAGCTGGATGGTCGCCACGGTGCCGACGCCGCCGGGATACAGGGTGGAGGGGTGGACGTGCCGCCCCTCCATCAGGCAGAACATCTCCCGGGTCATCCGGCTGACCTGGAGCGCCTCGCGGTAGAACTCCCCGGTGAACGGGTTCAGCGACCGCATGATGTCGCCGATGGTCTTGTACCCGTGGGCCTCGGCGTGCGGGGACTCGGTGCGGTTGGCCTGCTCCAGCACCCCGGGGTTGGTCTCCGCGACCATCTTCTCGCAGTAGTCGACCCCGACCAGGTTCTCCTGGAAGATGTTGTGGTCGAACATGTACTCAGCGGCCTCGCCGAGATTCACGATCCATTCGCCCAGGTGCGGCGGCTTCACTCCGTACGCCATGTTCTGCGCGTAACAGGAACAGGTGGCGTGGTTGTCACCGCAGATTCCGCAGATGCGGCTGGTGATGAAGTGCGCGTCCCGCGGGTCCTTCCCCTTCATGAAGACCGAATAGCCGCGGAAGATGGAGCTGGTGCTGTGGCACTCGGCCACCACCTTCTGCTTGAAATCGATCTTCGTGTAAATGCCCAGGCTGCCGACGATCCGGGTGATGGGATCCCATGCCATTTCGACCAGGTCGTTCTTTCCCTGGCCTCCCCGGGCACCCTTGTGCTGCGTCGCGGTCATGTGCGCCGCCTCATCTTTCTGTCCGTTGCGGTGATGTGCGCGGTCACTTACCAGGTGCGTGTGGCGCCGGTGATGAGTTCCCTGCCGGGCTTACGCCATTTCGGTTCGCGGTCCAGGGTGTGGGTGGTGATACGGCGCAGCCGCCGCATCGTCGACCCGTACAGCCCGACCGCGTTGGTCGAGAGTTTTCCGCCCGGGGGCTCGTCCATGAACGGCATGAACTTGTCCGGGAACCCCGGCATGGTGCAGCCGATGCAGATGCCACCGACGTTGGGGCAGCCGCCGATGCCGTTCATCCAGCCGCGCTTGGGCACGTTGCACTTGACCGTCGGGCCCCAGCAGCCGAGCTTGACGATGCACTTGGGCGAGCCGTACTCCGTCGCGAAGTCCGCCTGCTCGTAGTACCCGGCGCGGTCGCAGCCCTCGTGCACCGTCGACCCGAACAGCCACGCCGGCCGCAGCGCGTCGTCCAGCGGGATCATCGGCGCCTGCTCGGTCGCCATGTAGAGCAGGTAGGTGAGCGTCTCCGACAGGTTGTCCGGCTGGATCGGGCAGCCGGGAACGCACACGATCGGGATCCCGGCCTTGGACTTCCAGTCCCAGCCCAGGTAGTCGGGCACCCCCATCGCGCCGGTCGGGTTGCCCGCCATGGCGTGGATGCCGCCGTACGTCGCGCAGGTGCCGACCGCGACGACAGCGGTGGCCTTCGGGGTCAGCCGGTCGAGCCACTCGCTGGTGGTCATCGGCTGCCCGGTCGCGGGGTCGTTGCCGAATCCGCACCAGTAACCCTCGTCGTGCAACTGCTCGTTCGGAATGGATCCCTCGACGACCAGGACGAACGGTTCCAGCTCTCCGCGGTCGGCCTTGAAGAACCACTCGAGGAAATCATCGGCACCGCCGTTGGGGCCGCACTCGAAATCGATGAGCGGCCAGTGGACGGCGATCTTCGGCAGTCCGGGGAGGGCGCCGAGCGCGATCTCCTCGATGCTCGGCTGAGTGGCGGCGGTCAGCGAAACGGAATCGCCGTCGCAGCTCAGTCCCGCGTTGATCCACAGAACGTGGATCAGGGTGTCCTCCGCTTTTACCGCTTCCTCTGTCGGCATGGAAGTGCCGCCTTTCAGGATGACGGCCCACCGGCCATCGGCCCCCACGGATGGGTACGCGCACATTGCTACCATCACGCCTCGTTTCGGATGGACCGGCAACACGGGGAATTCACGGCCCGCCCCGTTCCCGGGGGCCGAATGACCGCAGGCCGTGGACCGGTCGGGTGATCCCGCCGGGCGCCGGTCCGGTCGGACGCGGACGGGCGCCGTCGCCGCCCTACGGTCGGGACCACCCCAGGAAGGACGAGGCGAACCGGTGCACGAGCTGGCCATCACACAGAGCGTCGTCGACTCGGTGTGCGAGCGGGCCGAGGGGCGTCCGGTCCGCACGGTCCGCGTCCGCGTCGGTGCGCTGACCGCCGTGGTGCCCGACTCGATGCGCTTCTGCTTCGGCCTGGTCACCGAGGGAACGGCCGCCGAGGGCGCCGAGCTGGAGATCGAGCAGCGGCCCGGCGCCGGACGCTGCCGGACCTGCGCTGTCGAATTCACCCTGACCGACCTGATTCTGCTGTGTCCCTGCGGCAGCGCGGATGTGGAGATCACATCGGGACAGGAACTGCAGATCGTCTCCATGAGAGTGGGCTGAACCATGTGCGGCACCTGCGGTTGTTCCGAGGAGTCCGGCGGCACCCGGATCACGATGCTGCGGGAGGACGAGCCGGATCACGGACATCCGCACCCGCACCCGCACCCCGGCCCTCAGCCGGGCGGCGCCGTGGAGACCGTCACCATCGAGCAGAAGGTCCTCGCCAAGAACGACCTCCTCGCGGAGCACAACCGGACATGGCTGACCGGGCGCGGCGTCGTGGCCGTGAACCTGATGAGCTCACCCGGCGCGGGCAAGACCACCCTGCTCGAGCGCACCATCACCGATCTCGCCGGCCGCCGCCCGGTCGCGGTCATCGAGGGTGATCAGGAGACCAGGCTCGACGCCGACCGGATCGGCCGCACCGGCTGCGCCGTGGTGCAGGTGAACACCGGGGCGGGCTGCCACCTGGACGCGGAGATGATGCGGGACGCGCTCACCGCGCTGTCGCCGGCGCAGGGCTCGCTGCTCATGGTGGAGAACGTCGGGAATCTGGTCTGCCCGGCCATGTTCGACCTGGGCGAGCGCGCCAAGGCCGTGATCATCTCGGTCACCGAGGGCACGGACAAACCGCTGAAGTATCCGTACATGTTCGCCGCCGCCGACCTGATCCTGATCAACAAGGCCGATCTGCTGCCCTACGTCGACTTCGACGTCGAGCAGTGCACCCGGCACGCGCGCTCGGTCAACCCGGACGTGCGCGTACTGACGGTCTCCGCGACCAGCGGCGAGGGCCTGACCCACTGGTACGACTGGCTCGCGGCGCAGAGCTAGCCGGACCGTGGGGACGGACGGGGGCGGCGGCGGTCGCCGCCCCCCATACCCGGCCCCGCCCCCGCCGCGTCAGCGCTTCGTGGACTGCACGATCGTGAAGGCGGCGCCCTCGGGATCGGCGACCGTCGCCACCCTGCCGGAGGCGCCCTCCCTGGGCGCCTGGAGGATGTGCCCGCCGAGCTCGACCACCTGGTGTGCGGCCTCGTCGGTGTCCGCGACCTCGAAGTACGTCATCCAGTGCGGGCCGCGGTCCCTCGGCAGCCCGTGGCCGACACCGTGCAGCGAGGCCACCGGTCGGCCGTCCAGGTGCAGGGTCTGGTAGTCGAAGTCGGCCGAGACCACGGCCTCCGTCCCATAGCCGAAGACCGCCTGGTAGAACTTGGCGACCGTCGCCGTCTCCCGGGTCACCAGCTCGTTCCAGACCGGCATCCCGGGCGCTCCCGCCGTCGAGGTGCCGATGTGCCGGCCGGCCTGCCAGATCCCGAAGACGGCCCCGCTGGGGTCGGAGGCGATGGCCATCCGGCCCGCGTCGCCCGCGTCGAGCGGCCCGACACCGACCGTGCCGCCGCAGGCACGGATCGCCTCCGCCGTGAGATCGGCGTCGTCGGTGGCCAGATACGTCGTCCAGGCGATCGGGAGGTGGCGGTCGGGAGAGAGCTGCCCGATGCCCGCGACCTCCTCGCCGTCGATCAGGGCCCGGACGTACGGGCCCAGCTGCTCCGGGCCCGGTCCGAACTCCCAGCCGAACAGTTCGGCGTAGAAGTTCTGGGTCGTGTCCAGGCCGTGCACGATCAGGCTCACCCAGCAAGGTGTTCCGGGTGTACGCCGAGCGGCAGCCTCGGTCATCGTCACTATCTCCTCGGACCATCGTGGTGGCCGTACGGGGGAACGGGCCTGCGCGCCGTCGTGCGGTACGGGATGTGTACGCCCCGTGCAGATGCTCGCACCACCCGGCGCCCGATGCGCCCCGGCCGCGCCGCACTTTCCGTGATCTCGACGGACGAGGTTCCGCTTTGTGCTGGTACGACCATTTCGTCGTTGTTACGGGTGGGCAGGCCACTGCGCGAGGATGGCTCCCATGAAGCCCATCATCTCCGCATCCGAATGTGCGAGCGAGTCGGCAGGGCCTCGGCCGCCGGTGCTCCTGGACGTACGTTGGCAACTGGGCGGCCCGCCCGGCCGGCCCGACTACGAGGCCGGGCACATCCCAGGTGCGGTCTTCGTCGACCTGGAGGGCGAGCTCGCGGCCCCGCCGGGCGGCGGGGGCCGTCATCCGCTTCCCGACCCGGCGGAATTCGGCGCGGTGATGCGCCGCGCCGGGGTCGGCCGGGACAGTTCGGTGATCGTGTACGACGGCGGCCAGGGATGGGCGGCGGCCCGCGCCTGGTGGCTGCTGCGCTGGACGGGGCACCGGGATGTCCGGGTGCTGGACGGCGGTCTCGCGGCCTGGACCGGCGAGCTGTCGAAGGAGATCCCGGCCCCCGCCGAGGGCGACTTCGTTCCCGAGCCGGGGGCGCTGCCGCTGCTGGACGCGGACGGCGCGGCGGCTCTGGCGCGGTCGGGCCTGCTGTTCGACGCGCGGGCCGCCGAGCGCTACCGGGGCGAGGTGGAGCCGATCGACCGGGTGGCCGGGCACATTCCCGGCGCGGTCTCGGCCCCCACGACGGAGAACGTCGGGGCGGACGGACGCTTCCTGCCCGCCGGGGAGCTGGCCGCACGCTTCGCGGGACTGGGCGCCGAGGGGGACGCTTCGGAGGTCGGCGTCTACTGCGGATCGGGGGTCTCCGGCGCGCACGAGGTGCTGGCCCTGGAGGTCGCCGGGTTCACCGCAGCGCTCTACGCGGGCTCCTGGTCGCAGTGGTCGGCCGACGAGTCCCGGCCGGTCGCGACGGGCCCCGAACCCGGGTAATGGTACGGCCGGCCGTGACCGGGACGAGGAGGTCCGGCCACGCGGCGTGACCGGGCCCGTACGTGCTCGCGTACGGGCCCTCGTCATGCCTCGGTCAGTCCTGCTTCTTGCGGCGCGTGCCGAAGACGATCTCGTCCCAGCTGGGCACCGCGGCCCGGCGGCCCGGCCGGACGCCGTCCGCCTCGGCCTGGCGGTCGGTCGTCCCGGTCAGCCGGTCGCGGTGACCGGCCACCGCGCGGGGCATCAGTACGTCCGCGTAGGCGGAACCGGCGCCTGCGGAGGCCGCCGGGGCGGGCGGCTCCTCGGCCTCCGGCTCCTGCGCGGCCGGTTCGATCGCCGGGGGCTCGGGCGGTGCGGGGCGCTCCGGTACGACCATGTCGCCGCGGAAGCTCGGTACGGCCTCCAGGAGGCTGGTCAGCGAGTCGCGTTCGCTCGCCGTGACCCCGCCGACACGCTCCTCCGGCTCCGGGGCCGGAGGCGGCGCGGGGCGTTCGATCTGGCGGTCCAGGGCGCGGTCCAGCGGCCGGTCGCGCGGCAGCCGGGCGATGCGGGGCACGAACGGGAAGCTCGGTTCGGGCGCGGCGACGTCGTCGGTCTCACCGATCAGCGAGCGCGCCTCGTCGTCCACGGCCTGGACGAGCCGGCGCGGGGCGTCGTACGTCCAGCTCGCGGAGTGCGGTTCACCGGCGACGCGGTAGACGAGGAGGACCTCCCAGGTGCCGTCGTCGCGGCGCCACGAGTCCCACTGGACGGTTTCCTTGTCGGCGCCGCGCAGCAGGAGGCGCTCCTGCACCGCCTCACCGAGCTGGGGGCCGGTGTTCTCGCCGGGGCGCCGGACCGGAGTCTTCCGGGCCCGCTCGGCCATGAAGGCGCGCTCCGCGAGAACGGGGCCCTCGAAGCGGCGGACGCGGTCGACCGGAATCCCGGCGAACTGGGCGACTTCTTCCGCCGATGCGCCGGCTCGTATCCGCGCCTGGATGTCCCGGGGGCGGAGGTGGCTCTCCACCTCGATCTCGATCTGGCCGAGCCGCGCGCGGTCGTTGCGCACGGCGGCTCGCAGCCGCTCGTCGATCGGGAGGGTGTACTCCGTGCTGTCTGCAGCCTTGAG contains:
- a CDS encoding DUF6084 family protein, which translates into the protein MNDFAFSVLDMFAEPYAASPQLTARLRIEERTGRRIHAVALHCQVRIEPQRRHYDDAEQSGLHALFGGRERWTDTLKPFQWMSCDTTVQGFSGSAEVDLALPCTYDFDVIGSRYLHALGEGSVPLALMFSGTVFTRGSKGFGVEQVPWDCEARYAMPVEVWRQMVAAHFPNTGWIRLDHEVLARFADFRARRGLISWDETVQALLAGHDEMGPVGVGPALPDEAVPR
- a CDS encoding DUF5947 family protein; its protein translation is MIAAGRSASPASTLLRLSRNRPQPAAGERCEMCAEPIGQEHSHVVNLDSRALMCGCRACYLLFTDEGAQLRYRAVPERYLHFAGLTVDGRAWDELQIPVGLAFLFRNSVQDRMVAFYPGPAGATESELPLDAWEAVVEASPELAGLRPDVEALLIRRTAGGGGSCHLVPIDACYELVGQLRTLWRGFDGGSEARTAMDAFFARVADRSRPAEGIGAP
- a CDS encoding NifU family protein, producing MARQDAPPAPDWRATGDRIDTLIAASGSGGAVARERSEELVRLVVDFYGAGLERLLDLVHEQGRLDDGVLAALAGDDLVASVLLVHGLHPYGVETRVEQALESVRPYLGSHGGDVELLAVTDEGTVRLRLLGSCDGCPSSSVTLKLAVQGAVEAAAPEITSIEVETAAEESGAAEPLVPVDSLFARLHTDAGAAPGDGASWEVVPELSGLESGTVARVEVGRMPVVACRVGRDLFAFEDRCARCERPFEGAALARRLGGGSGDAILRCAGCRAHYDVRRAGVCLDEDGAHLAPLPLLSEGGEVSVSVPVTVAP
- a CDS encoding nickel-dependent hydrogenase large subunit, with product MTATQHKGARGGQGKNDLVEMAWDPITRIVGSLGIYTKIDFKQKVVAECHSTSSIFRGYSVFMKGKDPRDAHFITSRICGICGDNHATCSCYAQNMAYGVKPPHLGEWIVNLGEAAEYMFDHNIFQENLVGVDYCEKMVAETNPGVLEQANRTESPHAEAHGYKTIGDIMRSLNPFTGEFYREALQVSRMTREMFCLMEGRHVHPSTLYPGGVGTVATIQLMTDYITRLQRYVEFMKKVVPMHDDLFDFFYEALPGYEQVGNRRILLGCWGSFQDPDHCNFEYKDMTDWGRKMYVTPGIVVDGKLVTTDLVEINLGIRILLGSSYYNDWDEQETFVSHDPLGNPVDRRHPWNQHTNPQPQKRDLDDKYSWVMSPRWFDGKDYLALDTGGGPLARLWATALAGLVDIGYIQATGHSVKINLPKTALKGPVELEWHVPKWSNTIERNRARSYFQAYAAACALHFAEKALAEIRSGNTKTWEKFEVPEEGVGCGFTEAVRGVLSHHMVIRDGKIANYHPYPPTPWNASPRDTYGTPGPYEDAVQGQPIFEENDRENFKGIDIMRTVRSFDPCLPCGVHMYLGEGKKLELLHSPTQSAGSE
- a CDS encoding hydrogenase expression protein HypE, which encodes MPTEEAVKAEDTLIHVLWINAGLSCDGDSVSLTAATQPSIEEIALGALPGLPKIAVHWPLIDFECGPNGGADDFLEWFFKADRGELEPFVLVVEGSIPNEQLHDEGYWCGFGNDPATGQPMTTSEWLDRLTPKATAVVAVGTCATYGGIHAMAGNPTGAMGVPDYLGWDWKSKAGIPIVCVPGCPIQPDNLSETLTYLLYMATEQAPMIPLDDALRPAWLFGSTVHEGCDRAGYYEQADFATEYGSPKCIVKLGCWGPTVKCNVPKRGWMNGIGGCPNVGGICIGCTMPGFPDKFMPFMDEPPGGKLSTNAVGLYGSTMRRLRRITTHTLDREPKWRKPGRELITGATRTW
- a CDS encoding hydrogenase maturation nickel metallochaperone HypA, giving the protein MHELAITQSVVDSVCERAEGRPVRTVRVRVGALTAVVPDSMRFCFGLVTEGTAAEGAELEIEQRPGAGRCRTCAVEFTLTDLILLCPCGSADVEITSGQELQIVSMRVG
- the hypB gene encoding hydrogenase nickel incorporation protein HypB, with protein sequence MCGTCGCSEESGGTRITMLREDEPDHGHPHPHPHPGPQPGGAVETVTIEQKVLAKNDLLAEHNRTWLTGRGVVAVNLMSSPGAGKTTLLERTITDLAGRRPVAVIEGDQETRLDADRIGRTGCAVVQVNTGAGCHLDAEMMRDALTALSPAQGSLLMVENVGNLVCPAMFDLGERAKAVIISVTEGTDKPLKYPYMFAAADLILINKADLLPYVDFDVEQCTRHARSVNPDVRVLTVSATSGEGLTHWYDWLAAQS
- a CDS encoding VOC family protein; the protein is MTEAAARRTPGTPCWVSLIVHGLDTTQNFYAELFGWEFGPGPEQLGPYVRALIDGEEVAGIGQLSPDRHLPIAWTTYLATDDADLTAEAIRACGGTVGVGPLDAGDAGRMAIASDPSGAVFGIWQAGRHIGTSTAGAPGMPVWNELVTRETATVAKFYQAVFGYGTEAVVSADFDYQTLHLDGRPVASLHGVGHGLPRDRGPHWMTYFEVADTDEAAHQVVELGGHILQAPREGASGRVATVADPEGAAFTIVQSTKR
- a CDS encoding sulfurtransferase gives rise to the protein MKPIISASECASESAGPRPPVLLDVRWQLGGPPGRPDYEAGHIPGAVFVDLEGELAAPPGGGGRHPLPDPAEFGAVMRRAGVGRDSSVIVYDGGQGWAAARAWWLLRWTGHRDVRVLDGGLAAWTGELSKEIPAPAEGDFVPEPGALPLLDADGAAALARSGLLFDARAAERYRGEVEPIDRVAGHIPGAVSAPTTENVGADGRFLPAGELAARFAGLGAEGDASEVGVYCGSGVSGAHEVLALEVAGFTAALYAGSWSQWSADESRPVATGPEPG
- the sepH gene encoding septation protein SepH, translated to MPELRVVAVSNDGTRLVLKAADSTEYTLPIDERLRAAVRNDRARLGQIEIEVESHLRPRDIQARIRAGASAEEVAQFAGIPVDRVRRFEGPVLAERAFMAERARKTPVRRPGENTGPQLGEAVQERLLLRGADKETVQWDSWRRDDGTWEVLLVYRVAGEPHSASWTYDAPRRLVQAVDDEARSLIGETDDVAAPEPSFPFVPRIARLPRDRPLDRALDRQIERPAPPPAPEPEERVGGVTASERDSLTSLLEAVPSFRGDMVVPERPAPPEPPAIEPAAQEPEAEEPPAPAASAGAGSAYADVLMPRAVAGHRDRLTGTTDRQAEADGVRPGRRAAVPSWDEIVFGTRRKKQD